A genomic stretch from Coffea arabica cultivar ET-39 chromosome 10c, Coffea Arabica ET-39 HiFi, whole genome shotgun sequence includes:
- the LOC113720176 gene encoding uncharacterized protein, which yields MGRQRRYASLEEANRDRNAKRRQQRANASANHSSGKYEVAVDPTGLSVSIEQPSGHHSAVELRYKSKVSIDTDGVNNQDVQHVTPICLHSKVSSISHASCNTTTKDCAETAVSGMHECLKEASVESTILASTSNSGVDGYSGDACSLPIITDRSVLSVRPGRKCQSVRQGDTTQKRRKMLARDPLSVIATEPDILLDIPDCQHCKAKKFQLEPPGFCCSSGEIQLLPTEMPRELMMLYLEESEEAVEFRRCVRSYNNMFAFTSIGVNCDKSLNESYNGIYTFRIQGQMYHFINQLIPNDGDKARNVQLYFFDTDHETVNRLAISNRFRQSLITKLDEILRMNPYSAFFRALQNLSNIDNYKIVLESSPAVDQKVFNKPTVSQVGAVWADNCDNEHVTSKHIQVYGNNGKTQIIKHYFSCYDPLQYPLVFASGEPGWHQGIKRIVRTSNARRAGSCEEEVELAPCAGTTPDQLINAENSAIRKNKRKRNMVSCREYYCYKLQIRENDRSMLLHIGRLLQQYVVDMYVKIESTRLDFYRLNDNQTRLRSELYQSLIDSLAQGESSSSNVGTRIILTGSFIGGPRDMRRRYMDAMSLVQRYGKPDIFLTMTCNRNWPEIKDLLLQTDKVENRPDLISRVFRAKLEQLKNELFRKNIFGEVAAYTYVIEFQKRGLPHAHFLIILKQGSKMYSPEAYDQIVCAELPDINKHEYLHGLVVKHMMHGPCGTMNPACACMRKHIGCKDRYPKQFRESTIHTTNSYPLYRRRNDKKKVKVRGHYLDNCWVVPYCPYLLAKFNCHMNVEICSTIQAVKYIYKYIYKGHDRVLYQLSDIETNSTIDEIKNYVAARWVSPPEAMWRIFGFDLNQIHPSVMTLKVHLENKQPVTFPEKSSLHSVVKNQALQKTMLTEFFSMNRYDNYAKNLNCVYVQFPEYFRWNQQSKIWEQRKQREVIGRLLGAHPSEGERYYLRILLMHVRKPTSFTDLRTVNGHVSASFHDAADEMGLLQTDNASELCLSEAVAYKMPNSLRQLFAAILVYCSPKNPTQLWLEFKDFLSEDIRRDSSIPIHLIEAKVLQCIDNYLQSMGKSLADYRLSTPLIQQSQQEVVARDIETERNIIVTESDLRAIDELNKDQMNAYEQILDVVTSNGSTSFFVDGPGGTGKTFLYRALLAKIRSTGGIALATATSGVAASILPGGRTAHSRFKIPLHDDDSKSCRVGKQTAIAQLIRDARLIIWDEASMAKRKSIERFDEMMRDVTGHNLLFGGKTVVFGGDFRQTLPVVTRGYKEDIISASLVMSPIWNQLTKLRLKENMRARSDKNFSDFLLRIGNGTEISNHMNEIKIPTSINLHFVHHTSSVETLVSMVFPDMEAFINNPSSIVNRAILMTRNDFVHEINDMLINKFPGSQQTYLSFDEALDTSHQLENQDFLNTLTPKGLPPHELKLKKNCPVMLIRNINPTEGLSNGTRLICKEFGRNVIHADISFGTYTGKSVFIPRIPLQCSDDELCSVPFKRIQFPLRLCFAMTINKAQGQTLDYVGLYLKEPVFSHGQLYVALSRGKTANNVKANSLLTAIAAAKALR from the exons ATGGGTCGTCAACGGAGATACGCAAGCTTGGAAGAAGCGAATCGGGACAGAAATGCAAAGAGGCGGCAGCAACGTGCTAATGCAAGTGCTAATCACAGTTCTGGCAAATACGAAG TTGCTGTTGATCCAACGGGACTTTCCGTGTCTATCGAACAACCTTCCGGCCACCATTCAGCTGTGGAATTGCGATATAAAAGTAAGGTTAGTATCGACACTGACGGAGTAAACAACCAAGACGTACAACATGTTACACCGATCTGTTTGCATTCAAAGGTTAGTTCTATTAGTCATGCAAGTTGCAATACGACGACAAAGGATTGTGCAGAAACAGCAGTTAGCGGAATGCATGAATGTCTGAAAGAAGCGAGCGTAGAATCAACAATCTTAGCATCCACTTCTAACAGTGGTGTTGATGGTTATTCAGGAGACGCATGCTCATTGCCTATCATTACCGATCGCAGTGTTTTATCTGTGCGACCAGGCAGAAAGTGTCAATCAGTTCGGCAGGGTGATACAACGCAGAAACGGCGTAAGATGTTAGCAAGGGATCCATTAAGCGTCATTGCCACTGAGCCGGATATATTACTCGATATTCCAGATTGCCAACATTGTAAGGCAAAGAAATTTCAGTTAGAACCACCTGGATTTTGCTGTTCTTCTGGTGAAATCCAATTACTTCCTACTGAAATGCCAAGAGAACTAATGATGTTGTATCTTGAGGAATCTGAAGAAGCTGTTGAATTTCGCAGGTGCGTTAGAAGCTACAATAATATGTTTGCATTCACGTCTATTGGAGTGAACTGTGACAAATCATTGAATGAGTCTTATAATGGAATATACACCTTTAGAATCCAGGGCCAAATGTATCACTTTATAAATCAGTTAATCCCTAATGATGGTGATAAGGCAAGGAATGTGCAGTTATACTTTTTTGATACTGACCACGAAACAGTCAATCGGCTAGCCATCTCTAATAGATTTCGGCAGAGCCTAATTACTAAACTTGACGAGATCTTACGGATGAATCCTTATTCTGCGTTTTTCCGAGCCTTACAGAATCTATCAAACATAGATAATTATAAAATAGTATTGGAGTCTAGCCCTGCAGTGGATCAAAAAGTATTCAACAAACCAACTGTGTCCCAAGTTGGTGCCGTTTGGGCAGATAATTGTGATAATGAGCATGTGACTTCAAAGCATATTCAGGTTTATGGAAACAACGGAAAAACTCAAATTATTAAGCATTACTTCAGTTGTTATGATCCGTTGCAATACCCGCTCGTTTTTGCAAGCGGTGAGCCCGGTTGGCATCAAGGTATCAAACGCATTGTTCGTACTTCAAATGCGCGTAGGGCAGGTTCTTGCGAGGAAGAAGTTGAGCTAGCTCCATGTGCTGGAACAACACCGGATCAATTAATAAATGCTGAGAATTCAG CCATTCGTAAAAACAAGCGAAAACGCAATATGGTCTCATGTAGGGAGTACTACTGCTACAAACTACAGATTCGAGAGAACGATCGATCCATGCTATTGCATATAGGACGATTGTTACAACAGTACGTGGTAGATATGTATGTGAAAATCGAATCAACAAGGTTAGATTTCTACAGACTGAATGACAATCAAACGCGGCTTCGATCGGAGTTATATCAGAGCCTTATAGATAGTCTCGCGCAAGGAGAATCTTCGTCTTCCAATGTTGGAACACGAATAATTCTTACAGGATCATTCATTGGAGGACCTCGTGATATGAGGCGCCGCTACATGGATGCGATGTCATTGGTCCAGCGATATGGAAAACCAGACATCTTCTTAACAATGACTTGTAATCGAAATTGGCCTGAAATTAAAGATTTGCTCCTTCAAACTGATAAAGTTGAGAATCGCCCGGATTTAATTTCCCGTGTATTCAGAGCAAAATTAGAGCAATTAAAAAATGAACTGTTCAGGAAGAATATTTTTGGAGAAGTAGCAGCATATACCTATGTTATTGAATTTCAAAAACGAGGTCTTCCTCATGCTCATttcttaattattttaaaacaaGGAAGTAAGATGTATTCTCCTGAAGCTTATGACCAAATTGTTTGTGCCGAGTTGCCTGATATCAATAAACACGAATATTTACACGGTCTTGTTGTTAAGCACATGATGCATGGTCCTTGTGGTACTATGAACCCTGCATGTGCATGTATGCGTAAGCATATTGGTTGCAAAGATAGATATCCCAAACAATTTCGTGAGTCAACGATACATACGACCAACTCATATCCACTATACCGTCGTCGAAATGACAAGAAGAAGGTCAAGGTACGCGGCCATTATCTTGATAATTGTTGGGTAGTACCTTATTGTCCTTATCTCTTAGCAAAATTTAATTGTCATATGAATGTTGAAATATGCTCCACAATTCAAGCTGTcaagtatatatataaatatatatataaagggcATGATAGAGTTTTGTATCAGTTAAGTGACATTGAGACAAATAGCACCAttgatgaaataaaaaattatgttGCAGCAAGATGGGTATCTCCTCCCGAAGCAATGTGGCGAATTTTTGGTTTCGATTTGAATCAAATACATCCATCTGTCATGACCTTAAAAGTACATTTGGAGAACAAACAGCCAGTAACATTTCCAGAAAAAAGCTCCCTTCATAGTGTTGTAAAAAATCAGGCTTTGCAAAAAACCATGCTAACAGAATTCTTTTCCATGAATAGGTATGACAACTACGCGAAGAATCTCAATTGTGTGTACGTACAGTTTCCTGAATACTTCAGATGGAACCAGCAATCAAAAATTTGGGAACAGCGTAAGCAAAGAGAAGTCATCGGTCGCCTTTTAGGTGCACATCCATCTGAAGGAGAAAGGTATTATTTACGAATTCTATTGATGCATGTGAGGAAACCAACTTCATTTACAGACTTGAGAACTGTAAATGGACATGTCTCTGCTTCATTCCATGACGCTGCGGATGAAATGGGACTGCTACAAACAGATAATGCATCTGAGCTATGTTTATCCGAAGCAGTTGCCTACAAAATGCCTAATTCGTTGCGGCAATTATTTGCTGCTATCTTAGTTTATTGCAGCCCAAAGAACCCTACTCAACTATGGCTAGAATTCAAAGACTTCCTATCTGAAGATATAAGGCGGGATTCTTCAATCCCGATTCATCTTATAGAAGCCAAAGTACTACAATGCATCGATAACTATTTACAATCAATGGGAAAAAGTTTAGCTGATTATCGGTTGAGCACACCACTGATCCAACAATCCCAACAAGAAGTAGTAGCGAGAGATATAGAAACTGAAAGGAATATAATTGTAACTGAGAGCGACCTTCGAGCAATTGACGAACTGAACAAAGATCAAATGAATGCCTATGAACAAATTTTAGATGTTGTTACAAGTAATGGCTCGACATCATTTTTTGTGGATGGACCAGGAGGTACGGGGAAAACATTTCTATACCGAGCTCTTCTCGCAAAAATCAGATCAACAGGTGGCATAGCACTTGCAACTGCAACTTCGGGCGTTGCAGCTTCAATCTTGCCTGGAGGCCGTACTGCGCACTCACGATTTAAAATACCGCTACATGATGATGATTCGAAGAGCTGTCGCGTTGGGAAGCAAACCGCAATTGCACAGTTGATTAGAGATGCAAGGCTTATTATCTGGGATGAGGCAAGTATGGCAAAACGAAAATCAATCGAACGGTTTGATGAAATGATGAGAGATGTCACTGGTCACAATCTGTTATTTGGTGGTAAGACTGTGGTTTTCGGAGGGGATTTCCGCCAAACATTACCGGTTGTGACAAGAGGTTATAAGGAAGATATTATTAGTGCAAGCTTAGTTATGTCTCCTATATGGAATCAACTGACAAAGCTAAGGCTGAAAGAAAATATGCGAGCTCGTTCAGACAAGAACTTCAGCGATTTTCTACTTCGAATTGGTAATGGTACAGAGATATCAAATCATATGAATGAAATCAAGATCCCAACATCGATAAATCTACACTTTGTACATCATACTTCATCAGTGGAAACTTTGGTAAGTATGGTATTCCCAGATATGGAGGCATTCATCAATAATCCATCGTCAATTGTTAACAGAGCTATCTTAATGACGCGGAATGATTTTGTGCATGAAATTAATGATATGCTAATCAACAAATTCCCAGGTTCGCAACAAACATATCTAAGTTTTGATGAAGCTCTTGATACATCGCATCAGTTGGAAAACCAAGATTTTTTGAATACGCTTACACCGAAAGGATTGCCCCCGCATGAattaaaactgaaaaaaaactGTCCTGTTATGTTAATTCGAAATATAAACCCGACTGAAGGACTTTCAAATGGCACACGCCTTATATGCAAAGAATTCGGACGTAATGTCATTCATGCAGATATTTCTTTTGGTACATATACTGGTAAGTCAGTTTTCATACCCCGAATTCCTTTACAATGTTCAGATGATGAACTTTGCTCCGTTCCCTTTAAAAGAATTCAGTTCCCTTTAAGATTATGCTTCGCAATGACAATTAATAAAGCACAAGGGCAAACATTAGATTACGTTGGCTTATATCTAAAAGAACCTGTATTTTCGCACGGCCAGTTATATGTTGCATTATCACGGGGAAAAACGGCAAACAATGTGAAA GCAAATTCTCTGCTCACGGCGATTGCTGCTGCAAAGGCTTTACGATGA